The following are from one region of the Paenibacillus bovis genome:
- the rfbB gene encoding dTDP-glucose 4,6-dehydratase, whose amino-acid sequence MKLLVTGGAGFIGSNFVLYMLREHPEYQIINVDALTYAGNLENLKSIENNPNHTFVKADICDTAKMDELVSQGVDVVVNFAAESHVDRSILEPDVFVKTNVLGTQVLLDAAKKHNITKFVQVSTDEVYGTLGETGLFTEETPLTPNSPYSASKAGGDLIVRAYHETFGLPVNITRCSNNYGPFQFPEKLIPLIISRALADEALPVYGDGLNIRDWLYVEDHCSAIDLVIHEGKNGEVYNIGGNNERTNIHIVKTILEQLGKPESLIKYVEDRPGHDRRYGIDPTKTMTELGWKPKHNFETGIQATIQWYLDNKEWWTRIASGEYQAYYQKQYGSRLGTE is encoded by the coding sequence ATGAAATTACTTGTCACTGGCGGAGCCGGGTTCATCGGAAGTAACTTTGTTCTCTATATGCTGCGTGAACATCCTGAATATCAGATTATCAATGTAGATGCCCTGACCTATGCGGGTAATCTGGAAAATCTGAAATCGATCGAGAATAACCCGAATCATACCTTTGTCAAAGCAGATATTTGCGATACTGCCAAAATGGATGAGCTGGTATCCCAGGGTGTGGATGTGGTAGTTAACTTTGCCGCAGAATCCCATGTGGATCGCAGTATTCTGGAACCGGATGTATTCGTCAAAACCAATGTACTGGGCACTCAAGTGCTGCTCGATGCAGCCAAGAAACACAATATCACCAAATTCGTGCAGGTCTCTACCGATGAAGTATACGGTACGTTGGGCGAGACGGGTCTGTTCACAGAAGAAACACCGCTCACGCCAAACAGCCCTTACTCTGCGAGTAAAGCAGGCGGAGATCTGATTGTACGTGCATACCATGAGACATTCGGACTGCCGGTGAATATTACACGTTGTTCTAACAACTATGGTCCATTCCAATTCCCGGAAAAGCTGATCCCGTTGATCATTTCCCGTGCCCTGGCTGATGAAGCCTTGCCGGTATACGGCGATGGACTCAATATCCGTGACTGGCTGTATGTGGAAGACCACTGCAGCGCAATTGACCTTGTCATTCATGAAGGCAAAAACGGTGAAGTCTATAATATCGGTGGCAATAACGAGCGCACCAATATCCATATCGTCAAAACGATTCTGGAGCAGCTGGGCAAACCGGAATCCCTGATCAAGTATGTAGAAGATCGTCCTGGCCATGACCGCCGCTACGGTATCGATCCGACCAAGACCATGACAGAACTTGGCTGGAAACCAAAACATAACTTTGAGACAGGTATCCAGGCAACGATCCAGTGGTATCTCGATAATAAAGAATGGTGGACCCGTATTGCATCTGGTGAATATCAGGCTTATTACCAGAAGCAATACGGCAGCCGCCTGGGAACCGAATAA
- the rfbD gene encoding dTDP-4-dehydrorhamnose reductase, producing the protein MRVLVTGASGQLGQDVVTVLKHKGHTVMGCGRSELDITDAEQCKQAILSFQPDTIIHCAAYTAVDAAETDVDGAYLVNAIGSRNLAVAAEAVQAKIIYISTDYVFDGKGTVPYHEYDNTDPQGIYGKSKRAGEVLTQTLSSRYFIVRTSWVYGMHGNNFVKTMLKLGQEKPQLKVVDDQKGSPTYTVDLAEFLSELMLTEKYGVYHASNSGACTWYEFTQSIFAQAADVLGVSFQAKLEPCTTAEFPRPAPRPANSVMEHLSIRTNGFTDIRSWQEGLNAFLLEYQASMQSKTE; encoded by the coding sequence ATGCGTGTACTGGTCACCGGAGCATCCGGACAGCTAGGGCAAGATGTAGTCACTGTACTAAAGCATAAAGGCCATACGGTTATGGGCTGCGGACGCAGTGAACTGGATATTACCGATGCAGAACAGTGCAAGCAGGCGATCCTATCCTTCCAGCCGGATACGATTATTCATTGTGCAGCGTATACTGCAGTAGATGCAGCCGAGACGGATGTAGATGGTGCTTATCTGGTCAATGCGATCGGTAGCCGTAATCTGGCAGTCGCCGCAGAAGCTGTTCAGGCCAAAATCATATATATCAGTACAGACTATGTATTTGATGGCAAGGGTACAGTGCCTTATCATGAATACGACAATACGGATCCGCAGGGGATTTACGGCAAATCCAAGCGTGCAGGTGAAGTACTGACACAGACCTTGTCATCGCGTTATTTCATTGTGCGTACTTCTTGGGTATATGGCATGCATGGCAATAACTTTGTCAAAACAATGCTCAAGCTAGGGCAAGAGAAGCCACAGCTCAAAGTAGTGGATGACCAAAAAGGTTCACCTACTTATACAGTGGATCTGGCAGAATTCCTGTCGGAATTGATGCTGACAGAGAAATATGGTGTCTATCATGCATCCAATAGCGGAGCCTGCACCTGGTACGAGTTTACGCAGTCTATTTTTGCGCAGGCGGCAGACGTTCTCGGAGTCAGCTTCCAGGCGAAGCTGGAACCATGTACAACAGCAGAATTTCCTCGCCCCGCACCACGTCCGGCCAATTCGGTGATGGAGCATCTGTCGATCCGAACCAATGGATTTACCGATATCCGGTCATGGCAGGAAGGGCTGAATGCTTTTTTACTGGAGTACCAGGCAAGCATGCAGTCGAAGACGGAGTAA
- a CDS encoding glycosyltransferase family 2 protein: METVQVLLSTYNGAQYIREQLDSLLNQTYGDIQILIRDDGSSDDTRSILKQYTEQYPAQISWIEGTNIGVIPSFWTLMQHADSKAAYYCFCDQDDVWMPEKVARAVAQLHRMEQPTGSHHLQQKERLPAMIFTATQLTDADLNPTTVWPANLQRDVSFYNALFQNVAVGATVTINRQALFLLRESELNITRILMHDWWMYLTISCFGKVYFDPQPSIYYRQHGNNAVGGESTISQKIKKKWKSFRKHQNQQMLVEQAREFKRIYGKQMTDPQMIQQLDAFIAPRHHLLDRVRYLRQCRLYRQSAAEQNLFRFLILIGYL; encoded by the coding sequence ATGGAGACAGTACAGGTACTTCTTTCCACTTATAATGGAGCCCAATACATAAGAGAACAGCTGGACAGTCTATTGAATCAGACTTATGGAGATATCCAGATTCTGATTCGGGATGATGGCTCCAGTGATGATACCCGATCGATATTAAAACAGTATACAGAGCAATATCCGGCACAGATCAGTTGGATAGAAGGAACGAATATAGGGGTTATTCCGAGTTTTTGGACACTTATGCAGCATGCAGATTCGAAAGCGGCTTATTACTGCTTTTGTGACCAGGATGATGTCTGGATGCCTGAAAAGGTAGCCAGAGCAGTAGCCCAGCTGCATAGGATGGAGCAGCCGACAGGGAGCCATCATCTTCAGCAGAAAGAACGGCTTCCGGCAATGATCTTTACGGCTACCCAGCTGACAGATGCAGATTTGAATCCTACAACGGTCTGGCCTGCGAATCTGCAGCGGGATGTTTCCTTTTACAATGCGTTGTTCCAGAATGTTGCGGTCGGTGCGACCGTTACTATTAACCGTCAGGCATTATTTCTGCTGAGAGAGTCAGAGCTGAATATAACCCGTATACTGATGCACGACTGGTGGATGTATCTTACCATTTCCTGTTTTGGCAAAGTATATTTTGATCCTCAGCCATCTATTTATTACAGACAGCATGGCAATAATGCAGTAGGCGGCGAGTCGACTATTTCCCAGAAAATAAAAAAGAAATGGAAAAGCTTCCGTAAACATCAGAATCAGCAAATGCTTGTCGAACAGGCTCGGGAATTCAAACGGATATATGGTAAACAGATGACAGATCCACAGATGATCCAGCAGTTGGATGCTTTTATCGCTCCACGGCATCATCTGCTGGATCGGGTTCGATATCTCAGACAGTGCCGTTTATATCGACAGTCAGCAGCAGAGCAGAATCTGTTCCGCTTCCTGATTTTGATCGGATATCTTTAA
- the rfbC gene encoding dTDP-4-dehydrorhamnose 3,5-epimerase, whose translation MKATSLKLSGAKLLEPVVHGDHRGFFMESYNEQTMHAAGVTHQFIQDNHSLSAEPGVLRGLHYQLSPKAQTKLIRVISGAIYDVIVDIRKDSPTFGEWQGFILTEYNKHQLLVPQGFAHGFCTLVPNTQVIYKVDEYYSPEHDRGILWNDPALGIDWPVSSPILSDKDTRHPLLKDADINF comes from the coding sequence AGCGGTGCCAAGCTGCTGGAACCTGTAGTGCATGGAGATCACCGCGGTTTCTTTATGGAAAGCTATAATGAACAGACCATGCATGCCGCTGGTGTAACGCACCAATTTATCCAGGACAATCACTCGTTGTCTGCAGAACCGGGTGTACTGCGCGGACTGCATTACCAGCTCAGTCCCAAAGCTCAGACCAAGTTGATTCGGGTAATCTCCGGAGCCATTTATGATGTGATCGTGGATATTCGCAAGGATTCTCCGACATTCGGCGAATGGCAGGGATTTATTTTAACAGAATACAACAAGCATCAGCTGCTGGTACCACAGGGATTTGCCCATGGATTCTGCACACTGGTGCCGAATACACAGGTCATTTATAAAGTGGACGAGTACTACTCCCCGGAACATGACCGTGGTATACTCTGGAATGATCCTGCTCTGGGTATCGATTGGCCGGTATCTTCTCCGATTTTGTCTGACAAGGATACTCGTCATCCGCTGCTCAAAGATGCGGATATTAACTTTTAA